A window from Moritella yayanosii encodes these proteins:
- a CDS encoding amidohydrolase family protein — protein sequence MPNLNQYLLSEPRFFKPLCKQLKLLIPGDQLALDDNELKKLTYASWQQRHFNWTDQVFHGHWRQLDQHKKDNGWCYSLLDQAARFHLVNDARSLAVKDDKFNDWQYWLSNQSGFPVMALQLSKQLDKQIINDKSALSAAIKEHIGLRCIISPFNGKVEDYIHNQGLHEAHLHLNGTTLFEQLWHDTMIQPNALIEEMIEAAKKERVQLLYASYPFLDTPKKLLHIFHLARRLRETLLLWLVKNESSLGLTHYDDSCKNLSKILSFSSISEPVSFIEEAKRFHGVEQHWSHIEELNWQVKLLYRLKLEPAQTRNIADACYLLYLQCMNCFRHLLVQRSNQYGFDQFQKFADNDGRSQIEKSYKARFFQLHGPKINDRPDLSTLEGRFAPKGEQSKNIDLITDILTGFLQYAGGLKPLELATDINQLAEKVSQFSRPNLRLVAHFIKQPWSVKDGGYHFESRRDDLDEKAFLLCEMLDAHPNLRAIITGIDAAANELESPPEVFAPVYRYCRSRGIRNFTFHTGEDFEHLLSGIRSIYDSIKLLGLQDGDRIGHGTAIGIHPQLWLDAMPDKIYLKQAEWLNDLLFLRKIALDKLNSKIQLGRIETKIRELCLNIYGELYPIEDLQEAWKLRGLRPNIIADVLANVMGPLEHIGILAIEFELTKKVDNRILKLLKIQTSDQRVLTQNEAEIEVDLSYIDFDVLLEAQQYTQAYVARQKVVIETLPTSNVRISHYKCIEQHHVFRWLQVPERAIADDTEMLLALGSDDPGIFATDMRNEFYHLFTVLTQKFKYSERDALNLVASINENGRIYRFDGPQQLGRIDETKGLAESYFNNR from the coding sequence ATGCCAAATCTTAACCAATATTTACTTTCAGAACCGAGATTTTTTAAGCCGCTTTGTAAGCAGTTAAAATTATTAATTCCTGGAGATCAACTTGCCCTTGATGACAATGAGCTTAAAAAATTAACTTATGCCTCATGGCAACAGAGGCATTTTAATTGGACCGATCAAGTTTTTCATGGTCACTGGCGACAATTAGATCAGCATAAGAAAGACAATGGCTGGTGCTATAGTTTGCTTGATCAAGCTGCGCGTTTCCATCTTGTTAACGATGCTCGTAGCCTTGCTGTTAAAGACGATAAATTTAACGATTGGCAATATTGGCTGTCCAATCAAAGTGGCTTTCCTGTTATGGCGTTACAATTATCTAAGCAATTAGATAAGCAAATAATCAATGATAAAAGCGCATTATCGGCGGCAATAAAAGAGCACATTGGGCTGCGCTGCATTATTTCACCATTCAACGGAAAAGTTGAAGATTATATTCACAATCAAGGTTTGCATGAAGCCCATTTGCATTTAAACGGCACCACTTTATTTGAGCAGTTGTGGCATGACACTATGATACAACCAAATGCTTTAATTGAAGAAATGATCGAAGCAGCTAAAAAAGAAAGAGTGCAATTACTTTATGCAAGTTACCCTTTTTTAGATACCCCTAAAAAGCTTTTACATATTTTTCACCTTGCAAGAAGACTAAGAGAAACCCTTTTACTTTGGTTAGTAAAGAATGAATCAAGTTTAGGGCTTACACATTATGATGACAGCTGTAAGAATTTATCTAAAATTTTAAGCTTTTCATCTATTTCTGAGCCAGTTAGTTTTATTGAAGAAGCAAAACGATTTCATGGTGTTGAGCAGCATTGGTCTCATATTGAAGAGTTAAACTGGCAAGTGAAATTGTTATATAGATTAAAACTAGAACCTGCACAAACACGAAATATTGCCGACGCATGTTATCTATTATATCTGCAATGCATGAATTGCTTTCGTCATTTACTTGTTCAACGATCTAATCAGTATGGTTTTGATCAATTTCAAAAATTTGCAGATAATGATGGTCGCAGTCAAATTGAAAAATCGTACAAAGCTCGATTTTTCCAATTGCACGGTCCTAAAATCAATGACAGACCAGATTTAAGCACACTTGAAGGACGATTTGCTCCCAAAGGAGAACAGAGTAAAAACATTGATTTAATAACAGATATTCTCACTGGTTTTTTACAATATGCCGGAGGTTTGAAACCGCTAGAGCTAGCGACTGATATTAATCAACTCGCAGAGAAAGTGTCCCAATTTAGTCGCCCCAATTTACGATTAGTAGCGCATTTCATCAAACAACCCTGGAGCGTTAAAGATGGTGGTTATCATTTCGAAAGTAGGAGAGACGATTTAGATGAAAAAGCATTTTTACTCTGTGAAATGCTAGATGCTCATCCAAATTTGCGTGCCATTATTACAGGCATTGATGCCGCCGCCAATGAGCTAGAATCTCCGCCTGAAGTTTTTGCGCCTGTGTATCGTTATTGTCGGTCTCGTGGCATTAGAAATTTCACCTTTCATACGGGAGAAGATTTCGAACATTTATTAAGTGGTATCCGCTCAATATACGACTCGATTAAATTACTCGGATTACAAGATGGTGACAGAATTGGACATGGCACCGCAATTGGAATTCATCCACAATTATGGCTCGATGCTATGCCAGATAAAATATATTTAAAACAAGCTGAATGGCTAAATGATTTATTATTTTTAAGAAAAATTGCATTAGATAAATTGAATTCAAAAATTCAGCTTGGGCGAATTGAAACTAAAATCCGTGAGTTATGTTTGAACATTTATGGTGAACTTTATCCGATTGAAGATTTACAAGAAGCTTGGAAACTTCGTGGTTTACGACCAAATATTATCGCCGATGTTTTAGCTAATGTAATGGGTCCATTAGAACATATTGGAATTCTAGCTATCGAATTTGAGTTGACCAAAAAAGTTGATAACCGTATTTTGAAATTATTAAAAATACAAACAAGCGATCAACGGGTTTTGACACAGAACGAGGCTGAGATTGAAGTAGACCTTAGTTATATAGACTTTGATGTTCTTCTAGAAGCACAACAATATACGCAAGCTTATGTAGCAAGACAAAAAGTTGTCATTGAAACGTTACCAACGAGTAATGTGCGTATCAGCCATTATAAATGCATTGAACAGCATCATGTATTTCGCTGGTTACAAGTACCAGAGAGAGCGATAGCTGACGATACCGAAATGCTGCTTGCTCTTGGATCTGATGATCCGGGAATTTTTGCAACGGATATGAGAAATGAGTTTTATCACTTATTTACTGTTTTGACACAGAAATTCAAATACAGTGAAAGGGATGCCTTAAATTTAGTTGCTTCAATTAATGAAAACGGCAGAATTTACAGGTTTGACGGCCCGCAGCAATTGGGTCGAATAGACGAAACAAAAGGCTTGGCTGAAAGTTATTTTAATAATAGATAA
- a CDS encoding M48 family metallopeptidase yields MVISKLMKMQNNEPEVIQGKGYLVEITRTSRTKTASLKVEDGVVMVVVPKKLDITKIEKIVADRHVWIMSKIALHSTATPASNKQYVSGEAFPYLGRNYRLKVLKGDLGPTKLINGRITVSIPDITQQHHYIRRFLVNWYKRNALKKITEKVQRYEPLVGVETSVIRIKEFKSRWGSCTPYGDIEFNWVIVMAPNRIVDYVVVHELCHLLHHDHSPQFWKEVERVIPDYQECKEWLKVNGHGLVV; encoded by the coding sequence GTGGTAATAAGTAAGTTGATGAAGATGCAAAACAATGAACCCGAGGTGATCCAAGGAAAAGGTTACCTCGTGGAGATAACAAGAACATCTCGCACTAAGACCGCATCATTAAAAGTTGAAGATGGTGTGGTAATGGTTGTTGTCCCTAAAAAGCTCGACATTACCAAGATTGAAAAGATAGTGGCAGATAGACATGTATGGATAATGAGTAAGATCGCCTTACATAGTACAGCTACACCCGCCAGTAATAAACAATACGTATCAGGTGAAGCTTTCCCCTACCTAGGGCGAAACTATCGCTTAAAAGTGCTTAAAGGTGATTTAGGACCAACAAAACTAATCAATGGGCGTATTACTGTATCCATCCCCGACATTACACAGCAACATCATTATATTCGCCGATTCTTAGTTAACTGGTATAAACGCAATGCTTTAAAAAAGATAACAGAAAAGGTACAGCGTTATGAGCCGCTAGTTGGTGTTGAAACCTCGGTAATACGTATCAAAGAATTTAAAAGTCGTTGGGGAAGCTGTACACCCTATGGTGATATTGAATTCAACTGGGTAATTGTCATGGCACCTAATCGTATTGTCGATTATGTCGTAGTACATGAATTGTGTCACCTACTCCACCACGACCACTCACCGCAGTTCTGGAAAGAAGTGGAGCGAGTCATACCTGATTACCAAGAGTGTAAAGAATGGCTCAAGGTTAATGGGCATGGGCTGGTGGTTTGA
- a CDS encoding type I restriction endonuclease subunit R has product MKNNEFDKVEIPAISQLVKLGWLYIRGKHLSPEHVCADGKPERASLRDVVLVKRLETAIKRINPWISDENLRKVSRDITHPNFAALMEYNHAFYQTMVNYLSVEQDLGKGRKGQTVKLIDFDHPANNEFLCTNQFKIEGNQNIIPDIVCFVNGIPLAVIECKSPYISAPMSEGIDQLRRYANIRNPEDHEGAEKLFWYNQLMISTCRDQAKVGTISSSSAHYGDWKDAYPYTDQVLAQQSLTNNVIDFRAKVDIEMPENALDDSEELPALDKVADPSADYNQQPSYDDLTKVTAQQRLLAGMFSKNNFLDLLQNFIIFETDDGRIIKKVARYQQFRAVNKVIQRLKTGKDRKEKSGVVWHTQGSGKSLTMVMLAVKIRRDADLKQYKLVFITDRTQLDEQLSNTFRDAQGETVYNAGSVAQLKELLKKDSSDLVTAMVQKFSDLEKEQEKQKTVAEGFADLNPSDKIIVLADEAHRTQFGGLAMTINAALPNAPKIGFTGTPLLKTQKMGQAFGGYIDEYKINQAVEDGATVSLLYEGREVKSEVAGESLDKLFEEYFGDYTEEEQREIKKKYGVEKAVREAPARIRWVCIDLLKHYKECIRPDGFKAMIVVGSRHAATIFKSTLDELGAPPSEVIISGVHNDKPYIAQYTDKVHQKKVIKNFKKPFGLDKQGTEEKNKKFDNTAFLIVKDMLLTGFDAPIAQVMYIDRKLQDHTLMQAIARVNRTYKNKTCGYVVDYHGLATHLTEALELFTSEDVDGSYQSLKDEIPKLQAAHTRAMSFFKSVKSTDIDDYVLILKDEAVRAQFDLAFKKFAKQLNVILPDNAAAPFIADMKLLGKIHNAAKTLYRDAGLDMKEIGEKVRQLVDEHILSTGVDPKIPPVDLLSANFKESIKPTKSDESKASEIESAIKHHITINLDEDPEYYRSLSLRLRDIIEKTAGEWAQQLDLLLDLTGDIGNAHQQAAQDVGLSETEFAFYNILISEVTQASDGDVIDESIHDAIKATIQALVTILDEATEIIDFFNKQNEVKRMKREIKRAVLDQPFGDKALVNILQERFMDLAKTKFGNR; this is encoded by the coding sequence ATGAAAAACAACGAATTCGATAAAGTAGAAATCCCTGCTATTAGCCAATTAGTTAAACTCGGCTGGTTATATATTCGCGGTAAGCACCTATCACCAGAACATGTCTGCGCTGACGGTAAACCTGAACGTGCTTCACTGCGTGATGTTGTCTTGGTTAAACGCCTAGAAACAGCCATCAAACGCATCAACCCGTGGATAAGTGACGAGAACTTACGTAAAGTTTCTCGTGATATAACCCACCCGAACTTTGCTGCATTGATGGAATATAACCACGCCTTTTATCAAACCATGGTTAACTACCTATCGGTAGAGCAAGACCTTGGCAAAGGCCGTAAAGGGCAGACAGTTAAACTTATCGACTTCGACCACCCAGCAAACAACGAATTCCTTTGTACCAATCAATTTAAGATTGAAGGTAATCAAAATATCATTCCCGATATTGTTTGCTTTGTGAATGGCATCCCTCTCGCAGTCATCGAATGTAAGTCACCTTATATCTCGGCACCAATGAGTGAAGGCATTGACCAACTACGTCGCTATGCCAATATCCGCAACCCTGAAGACCATGAAGGTGCTGAAAAGCTATTCTGGTACAACCAACTGATGATCTCGACCTGCCGTGATCAAGCCAAGGTAGGTACGATTAGCTCTAGTTCAGCACACTATGGTGATTGGAAAGATGCTTACCCATATACAGACCAAGTACTTGCCCAACAATCATTAACCAATAACGTCATAGACTTCCGCGCTAAGGTGGATATCGAAATGCCTGAGAATGCATTAGATGACAGTGAGGAGTTACCAGCGCTTGATAAAGTTGCCGACCCTTCAGCAGATTATAACCAGCAGCCAAGCTATGACGACTTAACCAAGGTAACGGCACAACAGCGTTTACTTGCTGGTATGTTCAGTAAAAATAACTTCTTAGACCTACTGCAAAACTTCATCATCTTTGAAACCGATGACGGGCGTATCATTAAAAAAGTTGCACGGTATCAGCAATTCCGTGCAGTAAACAAAGTTATCCAACGTCTAAAGACAGGCAAAGACCGTAAAGAAAAATCAGGCGTGGTTTGGCATACCCAAGGCAGTGGTAAATCATTAACCATGGTCATGCTTGCTGTAAAAATACGCCGAGATGCCGACCTAAAACAGTACAAGCTAGTCTTCATTACCGACCGAACACAACTGGATGAACAGCTATCTAATACCTTCCGTGATGCCCAAGGCGAAACAGTTTATAATGCAGGTTCAGTGGCACAACTAAAAGAACTGCTAAAAAAAGACAGCTCAGACCTTGTAACCGCAATGGTGCAAAAATTCTCTGACCTAGAAAAAGAACAAGAGAAGCAAAAAACAGTAGCCGAAGGCTTTGCAGACTTAAACCCAAGCGACAAAATTATCGTCCTAGCCGATGAAGCCCATCGTACTCAATTCGGTGGTTTAGCAATGACCATTAACGCCGCATTACCCAATGCGCCTAAAATTGGCTTTACAGGCACTCCGCTGCTTAAAACCCAAAAGATGGGGCAAGCCTTCGGTGGTTACATTGATGAATACAAGATCAACCAAGCCGTAGAAGACGGGGCAACCGTTAGTCTGTTGTATGAAGGCCGAGAGGTTAAATCAGAAGTTGCTGGTGAATCACTGGATAAACTGTTTGAAGAATACTTTGGTGATTACACAGAAGAAGAGCAGCGCGAAATAAAAAAGAAATACGGTGTAGAAAAAGCTGTTCGTGAAGCCCCTGCTCGTATCCGTTGGGTATGTATCGACCTGCTAAAACATTACAAAGAATGTATTCGCCCTGACGGCTTCAAAGCGATGATAGTCGTAGGTAGTCGTCACGCAGCAACCATCTTCAAGTCAACCTTAGATGAACTGGGTGCCCCACCATCAGAAGTGATTATATCAGGAGTTCACAACGATAAACCTTATATTGCCCAGTACACTGATAAAGTACACCAGAAGAAGGTTATTAAGAATTTCAAAAAGCCATTTGGACTCGACAAGCAAGGCACTGAAGAGAAAAATAAGAAGTTTGATAACACAGCCTTCTTGATCGTTAAAGACATGCTATTAACGGGTTTTGATGCCCCTATTGCACAAGTTATGTATATAGACCGTAAGTTACAAGACCATACCTTGATGCAAGCTATTGCCCGTGTGAACCGTACCTACAAAAACAAAACATGTGGTTATGTGGTCGATTATCATGGTTTAGCGACTCACCTTACCGAAGCACTGGAATTATTCACTAGCGAAGATGTCGATGGCTCATACCAAAGCCTGAAAGACGAGATACCCAAGCTACAAGCTGCGCATACTCGTGCAATGTCGTTCTTTAAAAGCGTAAAAAGCACTGACATTGATGATTATGTATTAATACTGAAAGACGAAGCTGTTCGTGCTCAATTTGATTTAGCTTTTAAGAAGTTTGCTAAACAATTAAATGTCATCTTACCCGACAACGCCGCAGCGCCTTTCATCGCTGATATGAAGTTATTGGGTAAAATCCACAACGCCGCAAAAACCTTATATCGTGATGCGGGTTTAGACATGAAAGAAATTGGTGAGAAGGTTCGTCAGCTAGTGGATGAGCATATCCTAAGTACAGGCGTAGACCCTAAGATCCCACCAGTGGATTTATTATCTGCCAACTTCAAGGAAAGCATTAAGCCCACTAAATCAGATGAATCTAAAGCCTCTGAGATAGAAAGTGCTATCAAGCATCACATTACGATTAACTTAGATGAAGACCCTGAGTACTACCGTTCATTAAGCTTACGTCTACGCGATATTATTGAGAAAACAGCAGGAGAATGGGCGCAACAACTCGACCTGTTGTTAGATTTGACAGGTGATATAGGTAATGCCCACCAGCAAGCCGCACAAGACGTAGGTTTATCTGAAACTGAATTCGCGTTCTACAATATCCTTATCTCCGAAGTCACCCAAGCCAGTGATGGTGATGTTATTGATGAATCAATACATGATGCGATCAAAGCAACCATACAAGCATTAGTTACCATTCTGGATGAAGCAACAGAGATCATCGACTTCTTCAATAAACAGAATGAAGTGAAGCGCATGAAGAGAGAAATAAAACGAGCGGTACTCGACCAACCTTTTGGTGATAAGGCTTTAGTAAATATCTTGCAAGAACGCTTTATGGACTTAGCTAAAACCAAATTTGGAAATAGATAG
- a CDS encoding IS66 family transposase, giving the protein MLTQSFTDIDNDALDALIERVTEAKEHELALSSADCQLLLNALMTLANLQENIASKDVTIHKLKKLVGIVKSSEKLGALISQQGVAAKGKKAQHKQIKRTKPKTQKVKPTIIHHALTVLTKGELCPECDLGKLTKYEPASFLRITGQSPFVPEQHIMERLRCNACGAYFTAPLAENVQADGHAKQKYGYSARSLMAINKYYAGTPFYRQGSLQNILGVPITASSIFDQTEYVANAIWPVFKHLRTIAGNAKHYYIDDTTHRILDQTAIIKKQRNSDKERVRTGVYSSGMIATTTADQKIVLFETNIGHAGEFIDSVLCLRDKTSSPPIIMSDALASNRPSVDVEFIQSLCNSHARRQFVDVLSHFPDEVAGILDRYGEIWHIDNLATEKQLNSEQRQAYHDENSRPIMAEIRAWGRQHLSDGSVEENSGLGKAIRYFDKHYAGLTCFCTVPGAQLDNNLMEAELKLVVRDRKNAMFHKTLSGASIGDVITSIIATASWAGTNIFDYLNTLQREQEAVKLAPENYLPWNYQ; this is encoded by the coding sequence ATGTTGACTCAATCATTCACCGATATTGATAATGACGCACTCGATGCCTTAATTGAACGCGTGACAGAAGCCAAAGAGCATGAACTGGCGTTAAGCTCGGCTGATTGTCAGCTATTGCTTAATGCCTTGATGACACTGGCTAATTTGCAAGAAAACATCGCCAGTAAAGATGTGACGATACACAAATTGAAAAAACTCGTCGGTATCGTTAAATCGTCAGAAAAACTGGGGGCACTCATCAGTCAGCAAGGCGTTGCCGCAAAAGGTAAAAAAGCCCAACATAAACAAATCAAGCGCACTAAACCCAAGACCCAAAAAGTCAAACCGACAATCATTCACCACGCCTTAACAGTGCTGACCAAGGGTGAATTATGTCCTGAATGCGACTTGGGGAAACTCACCAAGTATGAACCAGCAAGCTTCTTGCGGATCACAGGGCAAAGCCCTTTTGTGCCAGAGCAACACATCATGGAACGACTACGTTGTAATGCCTGCGGTGCTTATTTTACCGCGCCACTGGCTGAAAACGTACAGGCCGATGGGCATGCCAAACAAAAATACGGCTACAGCGCACGCAGCTTAATGGCGATCAACAAATATTACGCAGGCACACCGTTTTATCGCCAAGGCAGTTTGCAAAACATCTTAGGCGTACCTATTACCGCGTCATCTATCTTCGATCAAACCGAATATGTGGCCAACGCCATTTGGCCTGTATTTAAGCACTTGAGAACAATTGCAGGCAATGCCAAGCATTATTATATTGATGACACCACACACCGTATTCTCGACCAAACCGCCATCATTAAAAAACAACGTAATAGCGATAAAGAACGTGTTAGAACTGGAGTTTATAGCTCGGGCATGATAGCAACCACTACCGCAGATCAAAAAATAGTGTTGTTCGAAACTAACATAGGTCACGCGGGTGAATTTATCGATAGCGTGCTGTGTTTGCGAGACAAAACAAGTTCACCGCCCATTATCATGAGCGATGCACTGGCCAGCAACCGCCCCTCCGTTGATGTCGAATTTATCCAGTCCTTGTGTAACAGCCATGCTCGACGGCAATTTGTGGATGTGCTTAGCCATTTTCCCGATGAAGTTGCAGGTATTTTAGATCGTTATGGCGAGATCTGGCATATTGATAATCTGGCAACAGAAAAACAGCTCAATAGTGAACAGCGGCAAGCTTATCATGATGAAAATTCGCGACCAATCATGGCTGAGATCCGCGCGTGGGGTCGCCAGCACTTAAGCGATGGCAGTGTTGAGGAAAACAGTGGGCTTGGCAAAGCGATCCGTTATTTTGATAAACATTACGCAGGCTTAACGTGTTTCTGCACGGTGCCAGGGGCGCAATTAGATAATAATTTAATGGAGGCTGAATTAAAATTGGTGGTCAGGGATAGAAAAAATGCGATGTTCCACAAAACGCTGTCTGGAGCCAGTATCGGTGATGTTATCACCTCAATCATAGCCACAGCCAGCTGGGCCGGCACTAATATTTTTGATTATTTAAATACGCTGCAACGAGAACAAGAAGCGGTGAAGTTGGCACCTGAAAATTATCTGCCTTGGAATTACCAGTAA
- the tnpB gene encoding IS66 family insertion sequence element accessory protein TnpB (TnpB, as the term is used for proteins encoded by IS66 family insertion elements, is considered an accessory protein, since TnpC, encoded by a neighboring gene, is a DDE family transposase.), giving the protein MILLTANTPILLAIQPADFRCGIDGFVAICRRQLDQDPRSGILFVFINRNKTMIRALSYDGSGFWLMTKRLSKGKFSNWPTAKEAITSMQAKHLRQLLSAAPVVQVA; this is encoded by the coding sequence ATGATATTACTGACCGCGAATACGCCTATCTTACTGGCTATTCAACCCGCCGATTTTCGCTGTGGCATTGACGGATTTGTGGCGATTTGTCGTCGACAACTCGACCAAGACCCGCGTTCCGGCATTTTGTTTGTCTTTATTAACCGTAATAAAACCATGATCCGGGCATTAAGCTATGACGGGTCTGGTTTTTGGTTAATGACCAAACGATTATCAAAGGGCAAATTTTCCAACTGGCCAACCGCCAAGGAAGCCATCACCTCCATGCAGGCTAAGCATCTGCGACAGTTATTATCCGCGGCTCCGGTGGTACAAGTGGCATAA
- a CDS encoding BTB/POZ domain-containing protein, translating into MNRVDYFWSLWKEALMRTINLGLDPSFDSTFIFKSISSNEYKQVKEKIEVAFVQIIKSLDLIGQDRNLTRLNCSLLAHFMQQELNKLGIRSIVVTGDYKFVGEYMYEVDHDYLVRELKGKNTGGLALHCWLVLENYMLVDPTRMIYHEKEKFINYEIDGIPLIEDIESVPEGLFYHPYILGDEYLKRINAL; encoded by the coding sequence TTGAATCGTGTAGATTATTTTTGGTCGTTATGGAAAGAAGCCCTTATGCGAACTATAAATTTAGGTTTAGATCCATCATTTGACTCAACATTTATATTTAAAAGTATTTCATCGAATGAATACAAACAAGTCAAAGAAAAGATTGAAGTCGCATTTGTACAAATCATTAAATCTTTAGATTTGATAGGGCAGGATAGAAATTTAACGAGATTAAATTGCTCGCTACTTGCTCATTTTATGCAGCAAGAGCTGAATAAATTAGGCATTCGTTCAATTGTTGTTACTGGCGATTACAAGTTTGTAGGGGAGTATATGTATGAAGTTGATCATGACTATCTAGTTCGAGAGCTGAAAGGTAAAAATACGGGCGGTTTAGCGCTTCATTGCTGGTTAGTTCTTGAAAACTACATGTTAGTTGATCCGACACGTATGATTTATCATGAAAAAGAAAAGTTTATCAACTATGAAATTGATGGTATCCCTTTAATTGAAGATATCGAAAGCGTGCCAGAGGGTTTATTCTATCACCCTTATATTTTAGGTGATGAGTATCTGAAGCGAATAAACGCCCTTTAA
- a CDS encoding restriction endonuclease subunit S: MVIERWLSTTLGEIASTVTSGSRDWAKHYSDSGSKFIRMTNLSRNGIYLKLKDMKYVDVKSNSADGKRTSLTHGDILISITAELGKIGWIPQDFGEAYINQHTALVRIKKAEAESKFVAYLLSSDMINRVINLGNDSGAKAGLNLPSVKSVTICLPPRPEQQKIAAILTSVDDVIEKTQAQIDKLKDLKTGMMQELLTRGVGVDGKPHTEFKDSPVGRIPKGWDVVEFSKLILSSNQGVNTTTEKVTYSEYGIPAIRSNNVDENVFDMRNRKYVSYEIFARLSEKVKPKFGDVLYCNIGSDLGAAAIVDVDSDFLITWNVLRIVSNTKIISPKFFSYLLNHNRKELRKSATESTMPFISSKALAKYVFLIPKLDEQLEIISVLESLDERIIKIIVKIDQYKSLKKALMQDLLTGKVRVKLDS; the protein is encoded by the coding sequence ATGGTAATTGAACGTTGGCTTAGTACTACCCTTGGAGAAATAGCAAGTACTGTGACCAGTGGTTCAAGAGATTGGGCAAAGCATTACTCTGATTCAGGAAGTAAATTTATCAGAATGACGAATCTTTCTCGAAATGGGATTTATTTGAAGCTTAAAGACATGAAATATGTGGATGTTAAGTCAAATTCTGCAGATGGCAAAAGAACATCTCTGACACATGGTGATATTCTCATTTCAATAACGGCAGAATTAGGGAAAATTGGATGGATACCACAAGATTTTGGGGAAGCTTACATCAATCAACATACAGCTTTAGTGAGAATCAAGAAAGCTGAAGCAGAATCTAAATTTGTTGCGTACTTACTTTCTTCAGACATGATTAATAGAGTTATTAACTTAGGAAATGATTCCGGTGCTAAGGCTGGATTAAATTTACCATCAGTTAAATCTGTAACTATTTGTCTCCCCCCACGTCCTGAGCAACAAAAAATCGCAGCGATTCTCACCTCAGTTGATGATGTGATTGAAAAAACACAGGCGCAAATAGACAAGCTCAAAGATCTTAAAACAGGCATGATGCAAGAGCTATTAACGCGCGGCGTTGGTGTGGATGGTAAACCACATACTGAATTTAAAGATTCACCAGTGGGAAGGATACCGAAGGGGTGGGATGTTGTTGAATTTTCAAAATTAATTTTATCTTCTAATCAAGGTGTAAATACAACCACAGAAAAAGTTACTTATAGTGAATATGGAATACCAGCAATTCGATCAAATAATGTAGATGAAAATGTTTTTGATATGAGGAATCGAAAATATGTAAGTTATGAAATTTTTGCGAGATTATCTGAAAAGGTAAAACCTAAATTTGGGGATGTACTCTATTGCAATATAGGTTCTGATTTGGGTGCAGCTGCAATTGTGGATGTTGATAGTGACTTTTTGATAACTTGGAATGTACTTCGAATTGTTTCAAATACAAAGATAATTTCACCTAAATTCTTTAGCTACTTACTAAATCATAATCGAAAAGAATTGAGAAAAAGTGCAACCGAATCTACGATGCCATTTATTTCATCAAAAGCATTAGCTAAATATGTTTTTCTTATCCCCAAACTAGATGAACAGCTAGAGATTATTAGTGTTCTAGAATCCTTAGATGAGCGAATTATAAAAATAATAGTAAAAATAGATCAATATAAGTCACTCAAAAAAGCCCTTATGCAAGATCTACTAACAGGTAAAGTACGGGTTAAGCTTGATAGCTAA